A section of the Streptomyces xinghaiensis S187 genome encodes:
- a CDS encoding PD-(D/E)XK motif protein: protein MTADGEGPGIQGGGEGGTAAAGQPYASWSRVESFLGSGRGVTIPLRPSGGRRVDYVVEEDGGIALHLELGPRRRTPHSPLPLIRIEEIAHEGVRMARLRLTEQRLLRDFHDLLNAVAERVIVHDRTPDQAFNETVRAWGALLARPRTLTTEKRLGLLGELIVLNSVASEHGWERAAASWKGPDGEEHDFGLVAHDIEVKTTSSEYRRHAIQGLRQLSPSPGRALWLVSVQLTRGGAHGRTLSEAVEAVRARIADEAPGGLHPFDRRLAAAGWSPEQPDDERWSPRTEPLVLPVDDRLPRLDERLLAGLPDTIRPRIQDITYRIDLSDLPPAPEPPTELRAFRIP from the coding sequence ATGACAGCTGACGGAGAGGGCCCCGGCATACAAGGCGGCGGGGAGGGCGGCACAGCGGCGGCCGGGCAGCCGTACGCCTCCTGGAGCCGGGTCGAGAGCTTTCTCGGCAGCGGCCGGGGTGTCACCATCCCGCTGCGGCCCTCCGGTGGCCGGCGCGTCGACTACGTCGTGGAGGAGGACGGCGGCATCGCGCTGCATCTTGAACTGGGTCCGCGCCGGCGCACGCCCCACTCGCCGCTTCCGTTGATACGGATCGAGGAGATCGCGCACGAGGGCGTGCGCATGGCCCGGCTGCGACTCACCGAACAACGCCTGCTGCGCGACTTCCACGACCTGCTCAACGCCGTCGCCGAGCGGGTGATCGTCCACGACCGCACGCCCGACCAGGCGTTCAACGAGACCGTCCGGGCCTGGGGTGCGCTACTGGCACGGCCTCGGACCCTCACCACGGAGAAACGTCTCGGCCTGCTCGGCGAGCTGATCGTGCTCAACTCCGTGGCCTCCGAGCACGGCTGGGAGCGGGCCGCCGCCTCGTGGAAGGGCCCGGACGGCGAAGAGCACGACTTCGGTCTCGTCGCCCACGACATCGAGGTGAAAACGACCTCTTCCGAGTACCGCCGGCACGCGATCCAGGGCCTCAGGCAGTTGTCCCCGAGCCCCGGCCGCGCCCTGTGGCTGGTCTCCGTACAGCTCACCCGCGGCGGCGCCCACGGCCGGACGCTGAGCGAGGCCGTGGAGGCCGTTCGCGCCCGGATCGCCGACGAAGCACCGGGCGGCCTGCACCCGTTCGACCGCCGCCTGGCCGCGGCAGGCTGGTCCCCCGAGCAGCCCGACGACGAGCGGTGGTCACCGCGCACCGAGCCGCTGGTGCTCCCGGTCGACGACCGGCTGCCGCGCCTCGACGAACGCTTGCTCGCGGGATTGCCGGATACGATCCGTCCCCGCATCCAGGACATCACCTACCGCATCGACCTGTCGGATCTGCCTCCCGCACCCGAACCGCCCACCGAATTGCGGGCTTTCCGCATCCCCTAG